The Amycolatopsis sp. DG1A-15b genome window below encodes:
- a CDS encoding response regulator transcription factor — translation MIRVLLADDHAMFRSGMRALLDTQPDFTCVGEASDGREAVAETARLRPDVAVLDVRMPRLDGLAATEAILAAPGNDTRVLVLTTYDADEYVYRALRAGASGFLLKSLAPEELVAAMRVAARGDALIDPSVTRRLVAKFATVLEPAAAEPPELARLTSREREVLLLLAGACSNAEIARKLHVGEETVKTHVSRVLSKLGLPDRVHAVVYAYRHKLVPDDRPA, via the coding sequence ATGATCCGCGTCCTGCTGGCCGACGACCACGCGATGTTCCGCTCCGGGATGCGCGCGCTGCTCGACACCCAGCCCGACTTCACCTGCGTCGGCGAGGCGTCCGACGGCCGCGAAGCCGTCGCCGAGACCGCGCGCCTGCGCCCGGACGTCGCGGTCCTCGACGTCCGGATGCCCCGCCTCGACGGCCTCGCCGCGACCGAGGCGATCCTGGCCGCGCCGGGCAACGACACGCGCGTCCTCGTGCTCACGACCTACGACGCCGACGAGTACGTCTACCGCGCGCTGCGGGCCGGCGCGAGCGGGTTCCTGCTGAAGAGCCTGGCGCCGGAGGAGCTCGTCGCGGCGATGCGGGTGGCCGCGCGCGGCGACGCGCTGATCGACCCGTCGGTGACGCGGCGGCTGGTCGCGAAGTTCGCCACGGTCCTCGAACCGGCGGCCGCCGAGCCCCCGGAGCTGGCCCGGCTGACCTCCCGCGAACGCGAGGTGCTGCTGCTGCTCGCCGGCGCCTGCAGCAACGCCGAGATCGCGCGGAAGCTGCACGTCGGCGAGGAAACGGTCAAGACGCATGTATCCCGGGTGCTGAGCAAGCTCGGGCTGCCGGATCGCGTGCACGCCGTCGTCTACGCCTACCGCCACAAGCTCGTCCCGGACGACCGGCCTGCTTAG